A region of the Drosophila subobscura isolate 14011-0131.10 chromosome J, UCBerk_Dsub_1.0, whole genome shotgun sequence genome:
TCAATTTTAAACCCCTTGCCATTAAGGGGCTAATCAACACACTctattgtcgtttcactctcACTTACTAAGCAGAACTAAGCAGACAGCACTGTTAGCGGTGCCGTTTAGCGGACGGGAACACCTTATATAATCCACCATGGGATAATGCTTGAACATTTTTCCCCCACTTGATTTTTGCAACCCAAGCAAGCACTTCCTGTTAAGATATGAATTTATTTGGAATACAAATACGAAGCTGCCatacaatacaaatacaaaatgttaaatgatGCACATTTATGCGCTCTTATCGTGTGTTCAAATGTCAAAAAGTTGAGAAATTTCCTTGTAGTTGCGATTCTGCTGAGCATATCGAAGCTCCGAAAGTAATTTTGAAGCTGTGGAGTAGCATTTGTGGCGTTCCCCAAGACTCATACgatcaaaaatgttttgttcttttgccaAAATGAACTCCAGTCTGCCATTTAGAAGACACTCTATCAAACAGTTCCACATCTTCATGAAGAGAGTTGCCAAATCGGTGTACCAGTTGACTTTTCCCAATTGCTGGAGCAAGACCGTCTTCAGCATGTAACTGGACAGATGGGGAAAATCGTCCGCATGAGCGTCGCGCAATCCCTTCATGAGgcgcaaaacatttttaaagttattcaAATCCATCGTTATCTGGCGTTCCCAATGCGGGGCACATGCCATAAAGGTACGATCGTCCTTTGAGCCCGGCTTGGATTGCGGCACAGCGAACCATGGGAAGTTACGTATTTTCTTCTTGCGGCTGTTGTAAAGCCCTGGATTACCCAACGGCCACTGGGCCCAAGTGAACTCGAATGCTGGCACCAAATCAAAGGATATGTTTCGGTTCTTCCCTTCAGCTTCAATGGTGTGGGCACATCCGTAGCCCTTGGCCGTATACATTAGTTTATATACTTCTCCAGACTTGCAACGAACACTTAGCTCCGAGTCGAATACCTTATCGAATGCATCACGTAGCCAATCTTGAAGCTCTTTTCGATTTATGTAATTGTCGGTAACAATAGGATGATGATTGTCGATTGCATACAAGAAAACGAATCCTTTCTCGTCCTTCTGGGGGGTAATTGGGAAAGGTAGTTTCAGCACCATATGCAAATCGAATTCATCAGGA
Encoded here:
- the LOC117893980 gene encoding uncharacterized protein LOC117893980, producing MSLAQELQYILDNLRISDSERASYTTDAVDIQNYVIEKLKLEDDSFRRAFGGLSLAGSYLDRVKLKTPDEFDLHMVLKLPFPITPQKDEKGFVFLYAIDNHHPIVTDNYINRKELQDWLRDAFDKVFDSELSVRCKSGEVYKLMYTAKGYGCAHTIEAEGKNRNISFDLVPAFEFTWAQWPLGNPGLYNSRKKKIRNFPWFAVPQSKPGSKDDRTFMACAPHWERQITMDLNNFKNVLRLMKGLRDAHADDFPHLSSYMLKTVLLQQLGKVNWYTDLATLFMKMWNCLIECLLNGRLEFILAKEQNIFDRMSLGERHKCYSTASKLLSELRYAQQNRNYKEISQLFDI